The Terriglobus roseus region ATGTCGCGGTGATACGGCGTGGCATCCACCACGTTGTACTTCGTCTGCGCCGTATGAAACATGTTGAAGCCATCGTGATGCTTCGAGGTAATCACGATGAACTTCATCCCCGCATCCTTCGCCAGCTTCACAATGGCATCCGGGTCCCACTTTGTAGGATTAAACGTCTTCGCAGTCGCGGCATACTCATCCAGCGGGATCGGCGCATTCGCCATAATCTGTTCGCTGTAGCCGTTGTCGATCTGCTTGCCCTTCCACATACCGCCAAGCTGCGAGTACAGCCCGAAGTGAATGAACATTCCAAACTTCTGTCCCTGCCACTGCTGCACCGTCTGCGCAGAAGGCCGCGGCAACGAACGAGGCTGAGGCCTGTCCTGCACAGCATGTTGCGCAATAGCAGAAGAGGAAACGGCGGCAGCAAGAATCAGAGGAAGAAACTTCATCCCCGCATCATAGCTGTTGTCACTGCACCTTGCGCGCCGCTTCAATCGCAGAAGTCGTATACATCTCCCACTCCCACGGCGTCACCGTATCTCCAAAGATCGTCTCCAGCAGCGGCTGAAATGCGAACTCACCATTATCTGAATTCGTCAACAGAATCATGCAGTCTTTGCGGCGCGTGAAGCACACCATGTAGTTCTGCGCGCCATCACCATGGCCTTCCTTAAAGAACGCAGGACCAAACTTAGTCTTCGTCAACAAACCCCATCCGAGCCCATACGCCAGCCCCACCTGCCTCGCTTCCATGCCTTCCGGCTCATCCTTCGCCAATGCAAATTGATGCAGCGTGTGTATCTGCACCTGCGGGGTCCACATCTTCTTCTGCGTCGCGGCATCAAAAATCTTCCCCGCAAACAGCGCCTCAACAAAACGACCAAGATCAGCAGCACTCGTCGTCATGTTCCCACTTGCGCGCGCCGGGAACCGCTTGGTCTGCGAACGAAATTTCTCGTCCTTATCAAAACGATCCGCAACATCCTCTGCAAATCGAGCCTGATAGATCTCTGACGTCCGCGTCATCTGCAACGGACCAAAAATCGCATCCTGCATGAGGATGTCCAGTGACTTTCCCTGCTGCTGTTCAATCGCAAACTGCACCAGGTTCAAACACTCACCCGAATACGAGTAGTGATCGCCTGGCTCAAAGTGAAAGCGAAGCTTCTTATCCGGCTCCTGCATCCACGCAATGTTCACCAGCCCCCCCGTATGCGACAAACACATACGCGGCGTCAGCTTCGCCCATCGCGGGTCTTTCAAAATCTCTGAAGCAGAATCTTTATAAGCGTCGTACTCAGTCCACGGCTTCGGAAGTTGCTGCGGCATCGGCTTATCCGGATCAAACTTGCCCTGTTGCACCAACTGCATCACGTACGTCGCAAACACT contains the following coding sequences:
- a CDS encoding serine hydrolase domain-containing protein — translated: MIARAVLSLAVLSTAVVASAQNIRKLDGSHVSVAEAEQFAAKTLAANHVTGAQIVVVNDGKVAWSYAYGSRRKNPDLPMTTNTTTWAASITKAVFATYVMQLVQQGKFDPDKPMPQQLPKPWTEYDAYKDSASEILKDPRWAKLTPRMCLSHTGGLVNIAWMQEPDKKLRFHFEPGDHYSYSGECLNLVQFAIEQQQGKSLDILMQDAIFGPLQMTRTSEIYQARFAEDVADRFDKDEKFRSQTKRFPARASGNMTTSAADLGRFVEALFAGKIFDAATQKKMWTPQVQIHTLHQFALAKDEPEGMEARQVGLAYGLGWGLLTKTKFGPAFFKEGHGDGAQNYMVCFTRRKDCMILLTNSDNGEFAFQPLLETIFGDTVTPWEWEMYTTSAIEAARKVQ